Within the Scomber scombrus chromosome 4, fScoSco1.1, whole genome shotgun sequence genome, the region attttattatataataaaatagtCACAATCAGAGTATTTCCAACCACATTTTTCCAGTCAAATCATACACTCTGTTAACATTGTGGGATGGAGCAATATAGTGAAATAACACATCCAAGGGTTCAGTTAACACTGTGCAGCCAACAGTGTTACTGCTCTCTACACTCATCCTGCAATCAAAGGTGTGACACTTTCAGAAACACTCTCTGCCAAATTTCTCTCAGAGTCTTCAAATTAGACAAAAGGCCAGGTCCACATATGCAAGGCAAATTAGCTATTCTCAATACTTAACTTAAATCAGAGACAACAATAGTCTATATGAGACAAAAGACAGCGGCTCCCCTGCCTCAGTAATCCACATGTGTCACAGTGCCATCTAGCTATACAATAAATAACTGCAAGGAACCTTAAATAGATTAATCAACCACATTCATTTTGTCTCTGCTGAAGTTGAAATATCCTACATTTTACCTTAATGTACTTTAATGCTCACATGCTGTAATAAAGTCTGCTACaattttatctctgtttttttctttttttcattttcagcaacGTATATATTAAGGTGGTACTACATTGGCATGAAAATCAGTACAGTCTTATATATTCTACTACAATAATCCTGCATTTACTACAAGGCTTCTAATCTCATTTTTCTGTAGACAATGTGTCAGAAACATGTTCCTTCAACTCTGTGGTCATTTTTGAGACTGCAATTTGTGGTGGTGTGGTTTTCAACTGCATTATATGGAGCTGTGTTACTTTGTGGggtatgaaatatatattttaccacCCAAGACACACCCACTGGAGATGCTGGAGCATTCTGAATGTATGAAGCACACGTCAGTGACACACAGCAGAAAGGAGCACTGATTGGTCATCAGCACAGAAAACAACCATGATGGAGTGCAGAGGGTGTGAATGACTGTTAGAGACCTGAAGGACGTTTATAGACACTGAGTGACTCACATGTGAAATAAACTCTTCACACCTGACAATTTGTCCTGGGTAATTAACTAGTCATAATTTggaataaattaattaattttatttaattaataattaataaaggCGCAGATAAAGTTCTTCACTCTAATATAACACAAAGGCCAGTAAAACACCTCTGCATAATTTCTGCTTACAGTCTAATGTATCTATAtgtgcacacactcatacacttcATGCCTGGCCTCTCTTTGGACACAGGCACTTGCTGAACCGCAGAATGTTAAATAAACCAGTGAAGGAATTCAACTGAGTCAACATAGCCTGGAAGTGGAGagcttagtgtgtgtgtgtgtgtgtgtgtgtgtgtgtgtgtgtgtgtgtgtgtgtgtgtgtatgtgtgtgtgtgtgtgtgtgtgtgtgtgtgtgtgtgtgtgtgtgtgtgtgtgtgtgtgtgtgtgtgtgtgtgtgtgtgtgtgtgtgtgtgtgtgtgtgtgtgtgtgtgtgtgtgtgtgtgaatgtattgGAAGCAGAACAGAGTGCTGTCTGTCACAGGGCAGTCCggagtaaacacacacacacacacacacaaacacacacacacacacacacacacacacacacacacacacacacacacacacacacacacaccgacacacacacacaaactttgtTTAGACCCTACCTGTCTGTGGAATGCACCGAATCCAGCTGCTATGGCAACAGAAACCTGAGGTAAATCTCAGTATAACACCTtgccagctctctctctctgtcactctctgtcactctctgtctctctctctctctctctctctctctctctctctctctctctctctctcctctctctctctctctctctctctctctctctctctctctctctctctctcacacacacacacacacacctgacctTCAGGTTCCACAAGTTCATACTGATGGTGGGATGATGCAGTGTTTCCTGTAGCATCATTTTAGATATAGCCTGTTGTCTCTGTGGGAAGATTTTGGAGTTACCTGAGCACTGCAGATCCACCATGATTACCAAACACAACACTTCATCAGCCAACCAACAAATGAATAATATCGAACACATTCACAGTAAATAACAATATAGAACACAcatcaatacaatacaacaccACTAGATATTACTTTACAATAAACTATTCCTTTTCCACAGCAGACATTCTGAGTTGTCTTAGTAGGAAAAGTGCAGATGTTACTAATTATATGATACTGATGGTTATAAACCATGCATAATACCAGGAATTCACTCAGCCACAtctgattttattatttacacctgtacTTATTCTACTGAGACACGTCTGTGAAAAAAGATCAAATctgaagtgaaaatgaagaaatactGAACAACCTCTGCAGCCAACAATGCATTCCTATCATTAtcaattttcatttaatttatcaGTTTATTCGGTTATTCAGTGAACAGAAGCAGCATAGTTTAAATTAATTCAATTGTAAGTTGATGTTGGTTATCAAGAATtagaaaaatgagaaatggGATTCTTCCTATTCTTATTTTGATTCTTACTTATTCCACTCTCCAGTAAATACCAGCTGGCTGCTGTATTTACCCCTCCTCTGCTCCCAATGTTGgtcatgaaattaaaataaagtgttttaatttaAGTCCTTTCACACTCACGCAGGATTCCTCTGCTCAAGCTGAAAAGTTATGTGGAACTATGCAGGTAATTATGTGATATACTCGACCTCTATTATAAACCATAAAGGTAAGCCTAACAGGTACGGGGTGAGAAGAAGGCTATGTTATGTATGGTTCATATAAGCTATGCAATTAGTCTGACGTTGGGCCACAGCACAATGGGCACAGTTTGACTTGTCATTTATACAATGAAGCAATTAATAATGAGGTTATAGTTACACGTGTGTTTGACAAgttaaatgtctgctgtgagaaAGGTCAAATGTGTGGAAAAACCTTTTTACCAGTAGGTGGTAGTAAATGGTCCACTAATGAGAGTCGGTCCACTCGTCTTTATGTAGATATTATTTAATGATAtggtttgtatgttttttaattgcattAATTACTCCACATTTTTAAAGCCTATGCTCTGGtattttacaaacacacacacacacacacctttgtgAAACACTTTTTGGATTTTTGTCTCGCACGCTTTCGCATGACGTCACGCGTTAAACGAAGTGACGCACCTTCCGTTCTCTCAACTTCCGCCTTGCACGTGTGTTTACAACAAAAATGTGGACAACTTGGCTTCAGTAACACAGTTGATAATATTGAACTCTCATTGACTGTGCACTGGTAGAAATATGGGGAAGCTTAATGTTGTGGTGTTGAGATACTTATCTCGAGACGATTTCCGGGTCCTCACGGCGGTAAGTACAGTTTTATCCGACCTGAGTTAGCCTGTGCTAGGCTAAGGTTGAGATGTGTCGGTGTGTCAGACAATACTGTTACAAACCTGAATAATGGAGCAGTACACATGTCAGCAGCTTTGATAGCGTGATGATAGTGTGTCGCTGTCACAGCGGGTAAAGTAATGATATTGTTGTCAAAGCACTGTACAGGTATAAAAATACGGTGGTTGCATGTGAGATATGATTATAGTGCTTTCAGCAGATACAGTGGGTAATATGGTGTCAATACCAACTCTAAATAGTGTGGCCAAACAGGTCAAAAATGTAAGAGAGTGATTAAAAAGGAGTGgttaaaactgaaaaagctGAGATAACGTGACTTTTAGTCTCCAGTAACTCTGTATCCTGAGTTTGTAATGCAGACTTTAAGCTATGAATTTTGGCTTATTTGGTCAAAGTTGTCTAAGCTTTGccagtgctaaaaaaaaagacattacacaACTGAGTGTAAAATTGGTGGGATGCCCCTTTAAGTAATATCATCACATTTCTATAAATATATTCCCTGACTGAGGTATCAATCAATAAACAGTACTCATTTATGTCTGCATGTCGTCCAACTCTGCAACTGATGTGACACTTTTACTGCTCGTTTTTCTGCTCTCATGATCATATTCATGTGAATTTCCCCATCACACAGGTCGAGATGGGGATGAAGAACCATGAGATTGTTCCAGTGAGCCTCGTCGCTTCCATTGCCAGCCTTAAACACGGTGGCTGCAACAAGATCCTCAGGGAGCTTGTCAAGCACAAACTCGTGGCCTATGAACGCACCAAGAGTAGGAAAACACATGCTTGTTTTATCTCATAAAAGTCCTGATACATGTTGAAAGGATGTATGTCATGTCAAACATGTAGGTGTACAGTTCTAACTGGTGTGTATACATTGATTCCAGTGGTGCAGGGCTACAGGTTGAACTACGGAGGATACGACTACTTAGCCCTGAAGACCTTTTGCTCCAGAGAAGTGATCCTATCAGTTGGAAACCAGATGGGAGTGGGGAAGGAATCAGGCAAATACGACAATCACTAAGAGTGTGCACATATTAGTCAGAAACACTCAGTCGTGGCAGTCATGATCAcacacttttgtttgtgttcaccTCTTCAGATATATATATTGTGGCAAGTCCAGACGGGACCCAGTATGCTCTGAAGCTTCACAGGCTGGGTCGTACCTCCTTCAGGAACCTAAAGAACAAGAGAGATTAccacaaacacaggaagaacATATCCTGGCTTTACCTCTCTCGACTCTCTGCTATGAAGGAGTTTGCCTACATGAAGGTAAAGGACAAATCTCTATTCATGGACAAAGTGtcatacatcatcatcatcagctgtttAAAAGATGTATAGTATAAATCAAGTTTAGTGTGGTGCATCTTTTGAGCTTTCATCTTACTCCTCTCAGGCACTGTATGATCGAGGCTTTCCCGTTCCGAAGCCCATAGACTACAACAGACATGCTGTATTGATGGAGCTCATCAATGGATATCCACTGTATGTAATCaagcattttctctttcttgatTTAATGTATTGTGTACACTCTTTATCATGTCTAACTccaaaaaaagtttattgtgataaaaaaatgtcatggattatttttctctctcaggtgtCAGGTGCACGAATTGCAAGACCCCTCAGCCCTGTACAGTGAGTTCATGGAGCTCATAGTCAAACTGGCCAATAACGGCCTCATTCATGGAGACTTTAATGAGTTCAACCTTATGTTAGATGACCAGGACCACATAACAATGATCGACTTCCCTCAGATGGTGTCCACCTCACACCCTAATGCTGAATGGTTGGTGTCTATGCCATAAAgttgaacattaaaaaacattaaaaaggaatTGGTATAGCAAAAGTTTTACCTGTTGTTCCCTtcttcaatctttatttgtaggTATTTTGATCGAGATGTGAAATGCATCAGAGATTACTTTGCAAAACGGTACAATTATGAGAGCGAGCTCTTCCCAACCTTCAATGACATCaggtaacttttttttgttttgttttgttttgtttgtactttTTCATCAGCTAAAATTAAATACCAACTTGGACAGGCATTTTATTGGAAAACCTTTCCACTGCACTGagttgtgtttgtatgtttgcatgACAATAATTTGTCAGATGTGTAACACTGCCCAACTTTTAGAAAAAGGACATGTATATTGTGAGCAGTGTTATTTctctacatttatttcaaaggCTGATTTTGAGgtgaaaaacaagacaatattttatttgttgtcaaTGCATGTTCCTGCAGACGGTCGTATTCTCTAGATGTTGAAGTCTCAGCCAGCGGCTTCACCAAAGATCTACAGAGAGATGGTGCATTGCTACACCCAGCTGGACCTGAGGacgaggaagatgatgatgagaagGATGACGATGAAGACTCAACTGATgaggaagcaggaggagaagaggagagtgTGGACATGGATGAATATAAACATGTAATGCTGGAACTGGAGGGTCTGAAAGTTAGTGAGACACACgcaaatgaggaggaggaggtggaggaggagaaggtgggggaggaggaggagagtgaaaaAAGGCAagcagagaagacagagagagctcCTGAAGCTAGAAGTGATGAGGAGACCGAGAATAACTTGGAGGAAGAGCTGAATGAAGCAGAGGATGAGTGCCCAGAGCTGGCGGACATTTCTGCCTCCAACAAAGAGTTCAAACCGTTCAGGTAAACACAATGAAAAGTTATAACAATCCAGTATCCAAAATGTGTTGTACCTGCAGCTGTGGAACAGAGCCAACTAATAAGTTTAGGTCTGTTAATAGGAatgcctgaaaaaaatgaatttaatttcaGAGACAGTCACAGACTATTGAAGATGCTTAAGGAAGTCATTTTAATCCTTTTCTGAGAACTTGTTTCTTAAGAATACAGCATCATTTGTGTCAAATTACACAAATGCTAAGTACACCCCTGCAGTGaactgttttgctttttgtgtgttctattataatattattatatttgtttgtgttttttctcctgcaGAGACTCAGACAGCCTTTTTCACATAGCAgaacacaggaggaggacagacagtGAGGCTACAATGGGCAGCATAGGGAGCTGCTCTACCATCCCACCAGtaagtaaaacacaaacacatctaaCTGCACGAGTCATACAGGAATTGGGTTAGAAGGTTTTAATACATTTAGCTATCACATGGTGTTGCACTTTGTGAAAGAATGTGACAAATAACAGTCGACCTACTGTTTGCTGTGCAGAGACACACGGTGCATGTATACAGCATCTGTAGTAACCTGGTGCCTCTGTTATTGTGTGTGCTACAGGAGGTAGTCCGACAGAAGGTGCGGAGGCAGCTCACCAAACAGCAGAAGGCAGCACAGAGGAGACGTCTGCAGAAGGGAGAAGCCAACTTAGTGACCAAATCCAGGAGAGAGAATCAAATAAACATCAAGTCTAGTATGGAGAGCGCCTCCTTCTGGGGATAAACGGGACTGTGACCAACAAAGGGAATTCATGTCAACATCCTTTTCTATGGTTAACATGCATAACATGTTTCCTCTGTTGTAAACACATGATGGCTGATGGAAAAACCCAACAAAGAGAATGTCTGCGCATCATCTCCACTGTTCTGTACTGTCATGGAAAATTCACGAGGGAAGAATGACAAAACTGGGATCACAGCACAGTGAAAACAAACTTTGTGTATTCTGTTCTTCTTGTTGGCTCTCACAATGTCGAGTTAGAGGATGTCCTTCCTCTATCAAAAGGGCAGTAAACTATCAACATTCAGTACAATGTAAATATGGACTACTTATAATGCGGTAATTTGATTGACAATTAAACCATTTAAACGTTACTGcagtgtgattgttttttttttatttaaaagaaggaaaaaatgttattttggcTCGTGTGACACTGTAGTGTAGTGTGAAACCTGTTAATGAGTTTggatatattattttaaactgaTACATCACAtatcaacaacacaacaacagacAGATACCTATTTAGTAACCTGCTATTGCTGAAGTCTCAAATTCAATCTACATCCGAGTCTACTGCTTTTAGATTGACTAATGTGGGTCTGGATTCAAGATTCAAACAATGCAACTTCATcaacatcttttatttttgctgaactCCAGAGTTTCAAAGGTCTCCAACTATTATGGTAGCTTGAATAGTTCACTACATCCACTCTCCCAGCAACCAATCAAAAAGAAGACTGACACAAGCATGTGGGAACATGCATGCCCCAGAACACGTTAATACATTGAAAAGCTACAGGAAATGGACATGCATGCCCATCACTCTTTCCCTCTGACACATCTTAACATACAGAGTCAGGCACAACATGTAAAAGATTACAGAGGAGACAACATGGGAGCTGAAAAACTACTTCTTTCTCAGAATCTCGCTCATTTAGGCTTTCAGAGCGGGTGAATTCAGACTTGAACAATGGCCATTCATATTGAGGACATTGAATGGAACTCAGACCCGAGGCTCAGTAGGCTCAAACTAGTTTTTGAAGTCAAGAGTGTCCCACCCCCCACACGTCTCACACAGTACATGTGCAGCGTTATGATGCTGTATAGAGACAGTTTTATAAAATCATCTTGTAATATAACAGACTTTCCACAGAACAAACTGTTTTCCTGTCCTCGAGGTGGTGCAGTGTGCTGTTTGTAATTCAACTTGGCAATTTTGTGCAGGTCTTTAACTGTCTGACTCCGTTCAGGGATTAGCCAGCTGCACGGCCTAGGGGAGGGGCTCAGCATTCCAGCTCtccacctctgtgtgtgtgtgcatgtgtagaaAGAGTGAGGGGCCCTCTGAGCTAATTGGCAGCGAGGGTGACAAAGGTGGTCTGCTTCAAAAGAGAAACCCTAGTGAGATGTTcacacaggagaggaggaggggagaaacGGAAAGGAGGTTTAGGAAGTTGAGAGAAGGAGAGTGTAGGGAGTTTTAGATTTATGATATTCCCCTCCTGCGTCGTGATGATGGTGGAGACTGCTCATTTCTAGGTTCATCTGTGCCTTTTTGATGGACCATTTTGATGAAGCATGTGGGAACTGAACTGGACAAGTGGAAAAGAAAAGTGGATTGAATGTGTTTGAGGCAGTGCTGGATGAGGATGAGTAAAGTGAAAGTTGAGGACAGCATCATGTCGTACCTGTCACAGAGTGAGACTGACCCAAACCTCAAAGACTGTGAGTAACTGAAggataacataataataataaccactGAAACATTAGAACATTCTATAACAAGAAGGCAATTTATTGTTTTCTCATCATTTGGTTATATTTTCTGCACAGTACAAGTGTCAGTAAAGTTATACCTGTTGCAATAGGCAGAGTTGTTATTGTTTTGCACACATTTAGGGGGAAAGGCAGGGAACTTCTAAACCTATTTCAGGGTCACAAAAAGCCCAGATGGGTTATAAAGTGCTGATCCGTGTAAGTTATGGGGTGTTTCCCTTCAACTCCTAATTCTacttaaataaacactgtcTGGGAGTTTTGATTTGCAGATGTCTGGCTTGTACAGGTTAACAATTATACACATTCTTAAAAGTGGTCTCAGATTAAGAGGAGCTGAAAAGATTTGGAGAAAAAATTGGATCTGATTGAGACAAATGCATTAATTTACAGTCCAACAGTGTGCGCTTCATGCTTCAATTAAgtaacacattcacactgttGTGGTcattagtacttttactattGTCAGTCTTCATTTTGACATGCATGTTTCTTCATCATGTGTGCAGTGAATGTAGTGGCCATGCTCCATAACTTTTGGGAGCAGAAGCAGACAAGTCAGTTAAATGGTTCATCCACTGAATCGGATGGTTCTGTCAGAGACATCGCCAGCCAGGCAGAGAGCTTGCTGCTGTACGAGTCTGCATCTTCCCCTTGTCCCCCGTACATCTGCTATGTCACCCTGCCTGGAGGATGCTGCTTTGGTAACTATAAGGTGTGTTTATCATTATCAGTTATGTCTGGCATGGTTTCAGTACTCTGTAGTTAATGTGCTTAAACTGCCCCAGTTACTTCATGTGTTGTTGGAACTATCATCAATATGTCGTGAATacacaaaaatgattttttttaaaacatgggATAAAAGTCAGTATTTAATTATATCATCTGATATAAGTAATGCATAAGTAATGTATCTGCTTTGAGCTTGTACTAATGATATTGCAGAGATTGAAAACTGCAGCAtagtttgtaaatgttataGATGTCATGAGTTTGTCAGGTACCACTAATAAGTCGCcctttaaaaagcattttttaagttttaactaattttttgattattttgatgTTGAGTATGTGTTAATAAGTCATGTAGTATTGCTTTATACATCAGTTTTAAATACTTACTACTTAGAAACAACTTTGCCTGGTATTTCTTGCAGGTGTTTACTCtacacacttttctttttagctCAGCAATTCATCATAAGGACCCTCTAATTCACCACCTTTGAAAAAAACTCTGGAAAGTCAACAGCCATGTGTTAGCAATTTAATGACATGTATAACTGAATACTTGATGGCATATTAGAATGCATGATCTTTCCATACCAACAAATATAATgacattattactattactaaatataaatgatagattttttcactgaaattaGTTATTTTCATAACCTGGCAACCCAAAGGTTGGTCTTATAAAAGATGTACTATTGATTTTTAAAGCATTAGCAAATTATTTAACCATTAATAAagccattaaaaacaacatataaaccCTTTGTAAATGGTGACTTATCACACAGTGCTACTATTGCTGCCAGATGCAAGTTTTGTTccagattttcatttttctgattAAAAGCATTTGAATTTGTGACATGTATTAGTTCAGCCACTACAAGGACCATCTGAGGACTattcacacagttacacacacatttgaggTTGTTTTAAATTGATGTTGTTCAGCTTAAATCCCATGATGCCTCTCAATGGGTTCATTGTGACCCAGACATCAGCCCCCAGCTCAAAGCAGGCATGTGATTGGTTATCTGTGAATGCCTCTAATGTCCTAATCTCATTGGTGATTTGAGTTCTGATCCCATGATTATTTGAAGTGTAAAATCAAAATGTGAGAGAGTGGGCGGCCACTTACAGATGGGAATGACTGACTCAAGTCAGTCAACCCTAACCTACATATTGAGCAGGCCCtcatatttcagtttgaaaTGACAAAGTTGTActctttttaacatttcatccTCAGGTATGTGACACTCTGGCAGAGGCCCGCAGGGATGCAGCTCGTGTGGCTCTGATGAACTCGCTTGTGAACGAGCTGCCGTGTCGACGTATCACCCCTCAGTTCATCACTCAGAGTTTACAGCAGGCCACCACAGACAGCGTTGTGAGTGTGGGCCAGTTCCAACACACAGTACTGCACCTTTATATGAGGCAGATTGTTAGACTGACACTGTAAAAGAGTGTTTAGTCTCAGCATGATTACTGACTTGCACTGTCATCTCCGCACAGGTTTCTATTGAAGATGCGTGTGATTCAAGCACCAGTATAGGAACCTACAGTTTGCTTCTCAACTCCTACATAGGCAGGAACATGCTGGAGTTCCAGGTAAAAACATGAAGCCAAAGCCTACTTTGTAAATGCTATTTTTCTTGTAGCTATACTCCTAAATCATGAGGAGTCATGTGGTAATCGTGTGAAAGACCTACTTACTTCAAATGATTCAGGCTTTGTGAAGTGCTACTTTGTGCCAAGGGATATTAATTTGTGTATTTAGAGTTGGACCCAAAAAAGTGTTATTACTTTACAAAATTAGGGATTATTAAGCCAAACATAGCAAAACTCACAACCCCTGGGTGGTAATTCCATCTTCCATTGTTATTATACCACTAGTCTGTTTTAGCCTATTTATTCCCATTCCTTGCACTCTCAGATAGACCCTGGCACTGAGTCGTTGTATGAAACACCCAATATTTCTAACTTTGTGTAAATAATCACGTCTGCAGACAGAGGGTTATTAGAGGGAGGAAATGGGTTCATTATCATTCCTGCTAAAGCACAGTTctgagttcacacacacacctccataCAGTCTATACACAAGCACTCAAATGCATATACATACACgtgcattcaaatgtttttacatacaaTATTAAACACTGGGTATTTATTCGACAGTACTCCATTTAATATATCCATGTGTGGCAAGCAGAATCATGAACAAGCGGCATAGGACAGCTGGAAATAGAGTAAACAGGCTAGTAGATACAACAACATGAACTTTAACCCCAAATAACAAACAGTACGTGTCCCATTTTCCATCTGTGTCCCATTATGTCAGATTCAGCTAATGTATagattgtctctgtttaacacTAATGTCATTAGCTCCTAACACATGGCAGCTGTTCAACCAGACAGtgttttataaattatttttgaaaCCTACCTGGTTAATAAAGGTTTACAGTATCTTTTCAAACCAATCGTCCAAAGTTTAGGTATAAGTTCAAGAAATCTCCTCATAATATGTTATCTTTGTCAGACCTATGTACACAGTCCTGAATGTTTGGGTCTAGTATTCACAAAACTTTCTCCCTGTCTTTTTCTCACCTACTTTCTCCCTATCTCTTTCCCTTTATAGGGGATGATGACAGTTTTCCAGTTGTTGCACTGGAATGGGACACTGAAGGCTCTGAGGGAAAGGCAGTGCTCTAGACAGGTACAGGTCTCACAAAGGACATCTATTTGTTTTAGATTATGCTGACCCAGGTTACAGAACACTTTAGTATCTTTGCTGCTACAGAGGGATttactttttctcattttcagagTGTGATTGCCTATTACTCTCAGCGAGGACTTGACGAGTACATGCGCAGCAGCATGGCTCTGGACTGGCTTGGACGGGAGCAGAGGTCACCTGGACGACTGGCAGAGGAGCTACAAGTGGCACAGAGAGAGCTGGTGTTGGCCCGACGTCGAGGAATAGAGCTGCGCTTCTACAAGGAAAAGACAGAGATCCTTAGCTTGGCTCTGAGTCAAGCATACATTCACCACACACCTGAGGCCTTCAGCCAGGCGCCAAGTCACATGTGCAAGCTAGAACAACTTCCTTTACACACATTATACTGCCAGGATACAGAAGTCCAGATAACACCACCCTGCAGTCCTTCACCAACCctctataaaaacacaaagcaaacagtCTGTCAAACCTCTGGCAAACACATGACCTCCAACAGTTCCCCACCCAGTTCACAGCAGACATATGCGCCTTTAAATCACTTTGAATAGACTGAAGTAGGAGGTGGAGGGTGAAAGTTGTCATATGACTTTGTGAATGAACTAAAGCTGAGATTTGACATCGGTAAGGAAGAACGTTTTCTATCAAGCATGATCATGGTCCTCATTTTTTGTAAACATAATCCTGAAAGTTACAAATACtgttatt harbors:
- the riok2 gene encoding serine/threonine-protein kinase RIO2, producing the protein MGKLNVVVLRYLSRDDFRVLTAVEMGMKNHEIVPVSLVASIASLKHGGCNKILRELVKHKLVAYERTKMVQGYRLNYGGYDYLALKTFCSREVILSVGNQMGVGKESDIYIVASPDGTQYALKLHRLGRTSFRNLKNKRDYHKHRKNISWLYLSRLSAMKEFAYMKALYDRGFPVPKPIDYNRHAVLMELINGYPLCQVHELQDPSALYSEFMELIVKLANNGLIHGDFNEFNLMLDDQDHITMIDFPQMVSTSHPNAEWYFDRDVKCIRDYFAKRYNYESELFPTFNDIRRSYSLDVEVSASGFTKDLQRDGALLHPAGPEDEEDDDEKDDDEDSTDEEAGGEEESVDMDEYKHVMLELEGLKVSETHANEEEEVEEEKVGEEEESEKRQAEKTERAPEARSDEETENNLEEELNEAEDECPELADISASNKEFKPFRDSDSLFHIAEHRRRTDSEATMGSIGSCSTIPPEVVRQKVRRQLTKQQKAAQRRRLQKGEANLVTKSRRENQINIKSSMESASFWG
- the LOC133978906 gene encoding protein limb expression 1-like yields the protein MRMSKVKVEDSIMSYLSQSETDPNLKDLNVVAMLHNFWEQKQTSQLNGSSTESDGSVRDIASQAESLLLYESASSPCPPYICYVTLPGGCCFGNYKVCDTLAEARRDAARVALMNSLVNELPCRRITPQFITQSLQQATTDSVVSIEDACDSSTSIGTYSLLLNSYIGRNMLEFQGMMTVFQLLHWNGTLKALRERQCSRQSVIAYYSQRGLDEYMRSSMALDWLGREQRSPGRLAEELQVAQRELVLARRRGIELRFYKEKTEILSLALSQAYIHHTPEAFSQAPSHMCKLEQLPLHTLYCQDTEVQITPPCSPSPTLYKNTKQTVCQTSGKHMTSNSSPPSSQQTYAPLNHFE